In one window of Bemisia tabaci chromosome 6, PGI_BMITA_v3 DNA:
- the LOC109042423 gene encoding uncharacterized protein, giving the protein MHDEEWRRKPPGAREAGADAPRDRRNSPTTRIEHGVAEPARLRKQPEGEPGAGQRRADPSQLELQEPRNAGAGHTTGPSVLDGSRMDGHSHIPADAADATTDAAAFQWVQHQLAIQIAAATDRQHTADTGRTERTVVAYWVPLTSPSPIANFRKPPPL; this is encoded by the exons ATGCATGACGAGGAGTGGCGGAGGAAGCCGCCGGGAGCGAGAGAGGCGGGAGCAGATGCGCCGCGAGATAGAAGAAACTCGCCGACAACTAGAATCGAGCATGGTGTCGCCGAGCCAGCGCGGCTCCGGAAACAACCAGAGGGCGAACCAGGAGCCGGCCAGAGGCGCGCAGACCCCTCGCAACTCGAGCTCCAGGAACCGCGGAACGCAG GTGCAGGACATACAACAGGTCCCTCAGTTCTCGACGGATCCCGGATGGACGGACATTCACACATACCCGCAGATGCAGCAGATGCAACAACAGACGCAGCGGCGTTCCAGTGGGTACAACACCAACTCGCGATCCAGATCGCAGCAGCAACTGACCGTCAACATACCGCAGACACCGGCCGCACCGAACGGACGGTGGTGGCATACTGGGTCCCGCTCACCTCCCCAAGCCCTATCGCCAACTTCCGGAAACCCCCTCCATTATGA